One bacterium DNA window includes the following coding sequences:
- a CDS encoding RNA-binding protein translates to MKLFVGSLSWDTTDQTLRDAFKRFGEVVEAKVITERDSGRSRGFGFVTFADDEAGRKAVSEMNGTELDGRTIRVDEASERKPRESRYDR, encoded by the coding sequence GTGAAGCTGTTCGTAGGGAGCTTGAGCTGGGACACTACAGATCAGACGCTTCGCGATGCGTTCAAGCGCTTCGGTGAGGTAGTCGAGGCCAAGGTAATCACCGAGCGTGATTCCGGTCGGTCCCGGGGCTTTGGGTTTGTGACTTTTGCTGACGACGAGGCGGGGAGGAAAGCCGTATCCGAGATGAATGGTACCGAGCTAGACGGTCGGACCATCCGGGTGGATGAGGCGAGCGAGAGAAAACCGCGCGAGTCCAGATACGATCGCTAA
- the gatA gene encoding Asp-tRNA(Asn)/Glu-tRNA(Gln) amidotransferase subunit GatA, whose amino-acid sequence MAEAGKRLRELVPQLRADERRLREHAHDALARAGQVKADNNAYISLIEANRLDERLRELTSLTPKVKARLPLYGVPLAVKDNICWRGAPTTCASKILANYRPTYTATVVERLEKAGAVVLGKTNLDEFAFGSSNETSAFGPVTHPRDPSRIPGGSSGGSAVAVAAGSVPLALGSDTGGSTRQPAAFCGVYGLKPTYGRLSRHGLVAFASSMDQIGIFGKNPDDVRLAFEACAGPDPADATSALPPDKLPGNFDPCAGFAVGYVREHRDAEGIQPEVARAFDRLLEKFAGMGCRIVEVSLPSGVHSIAVYVLTALAEASANLARFDGVNYGVRVEEMPEDVVFGPRADRLLRMYAATRGLGFGDEVKRRIMLGTFALAEGYYDAYYLRAQRVRTKIRRELDDAFNRVGLIVSPTFPTTAFKLGEISGKPLATFLGDMFTNPANLAGLPALCVPWGEDDNGLPIGMQLMGPAFSEERLFTAAEALAVVSG is encoded by the coding sequence GTGGCCGAAGCTGGTAAAAGATTGCGGGAGCTGGTTCCGCAGTTGCGGGCGGACGAGCGCCGCCTCCGCGAGCACGCACACGACGCCCTCGCCCGGGCGGGGCAGGTTAAAGCCGACAACAACGCCTACATCAGCCTGATCGAGGCCAATCGGTTGGACGAACGGCTGCGCGAGCTGACCTCCCTTACACCGAAGGTGAAAGCGAGGCTCCCGCTATACGGCGTCCCCCTGGCCGTCAAGGACAACATCTGCTGGCGGGGCGCCCCGACCACCTGCGCCAGTAAAATTCTCGCAAACTACCGCCCGACCTACACCGCCACCGTCGTCGAGCGCCTGGAAAAAGCCGGGGCCGTCGTTCTCGGCAAGACCAACCTCGACGAGTTCGCCTTCGGCAGTTCAAACGAGACCAGCGCCTTCGGGCCGGTCACCCACCCCCGCGACCCGTCGCGCATCCCCGGCGGGTCATCGGGAGGGAGCGCGGTGGCGGTGGCCGCCGGCTCCGTGCCGCTGGCCCTGGGGTCGGACACCGGCGGGAGCACGCGCCAGCCCGCGGCCTTCTGCGGCGTATACGGCCTCAAGCCCACCTACGGCCGCCTCTCCCGGCACGGCCTGGTGGCCTTCGCCAGCTCCATGGACCAGATCGGCATTTTTGGGAAAAATCCCGACGACGTGAGGCTGGCCTTCGAGGCCTGCGCCGGGCCGGACCCCGCCGACGCCACCAGCGCCCTCCCGCCCGATAAGCTGCCGGGGAACTTCGACCCCTGCGCCGGTTTCGCCGTGGGCTACGTCCGCGAGCACCGTGACGCCGAGGGTATCCAGCCGGAGGTCGCAAGGGCCTTCGACCGCCTCCTGGAAAAATTCGCCGGGATGGGCTGCCGCATCGTCGAGGTCTCCCTCCCCTCCGGCGTTCACTCCATCGCCGTCTACGTGCTCACCGCCCTGGCCGAGGCCTCGGCCAACCTGGCCCGCTTCGACGGGGTCAACTACGGCGTCCGCGTGGAGGAGATGCCGGAAGACGTGGTTTTCGGTCCCCGCGCCGACCGCCTGTTGCGGATGTACGCCGCCACCCGGGGCCTGGGCTTCGGGGACGAGGTCAAGCGGCGGATCATGCTCGGCACCTTCGCCCTGGCCGAGGGGTACTACGACGCGTACTACCTGCGGGCTCAGCGCGTGCGGACCAAAATACGCCGGGAGCTGGACGACGCATTCAACCGGGTCGGCCTCATCGTCTCCCCCACCTTCCCCACCACCGCGTTCAAGCTGGGCGAGATTTCGGGCAAGCCGCTGGCGACCTTCCTGGGCGACATGTTCACCAACCCGGCGAACCTGGCCGGCCTGCCGGCGCTCTGTGTGCCGTGGGGCGAGGATGATAATGGGTTGCCCATCGGGATGCAGCTCATGGGTCCGGCGTTTTCCGAGGAGCGGCTGTTCACCGCCGCCGAGGCCCTGGCCGTCGTTAGCGGTTGA
- a CDS encoding HAD family hydrolase, with amino-acid sequence MEISWVCLDFGGVLNDDRAARGAMISLAAELVGAPVEEVRAVRREKGSILATLEHYSAGPAAFAVLRERFEGRILENPAAIGAPPYGDVPPALERLTRKYRLALASNTVGTARPWLTRHGLTEYFSLLFLSNEVGYRKPQPEFFSELIAACGVEPGATLMVGDRTDTDLAPALFAGMRAALVRRFPRPLPGYEELREKLFAEVTDLGELADRLGC; translated from the coding sequence GTGGAAATTTCCTGGGTCTGCCTCGATTTCGGCGGCGTGTTGAACGACGACCGAGCGGCGCGCGGCGCCATGATTTCCCTGGCGGCCGAGCTCGTCGGGGCGCCCGTCGAGGAAGTCCGGGCGGTCCGACGGGAGAAGGGTTCCATCCTGGCGACCCTGGAGCACTACTCAGCCGGTCCCGCGGCCTTCGCCGTCCTGCGGGAGCGTTTCGAGGGGCGGATTTTGGAAAATCCCGCGGCCATCGGGGCGCCACCCTACGGCGACGTCCCACCCGCGCTGGAACGGCTGACCCGAAAATACCGCCTCGCCCTGGCCAGCAACACCGTAGGGACCGCGCGGCCCTGGCTAACACGGCACGGACTGACGGAATATTTCAGCCTCCTGTTCCTCTCCAATGAGGTGGGGTACCGCAAGCCGCAGCCGGAGTTTTTCTCTGAATTAATTGCGGCCTGCGGGGTCGAGCCGGGCGCGACGCTCATGGTCGGAGATAGGACGGACACGGACCTGGCGCCGGCGCTTTTCGCGGGGATGCGGGCGGCGCTCGTCCGACGCTTCCCCCGGCCGCTGCCCGGCTACGAGGAATTGAGGGAAAAGCTCTTCGCCGAGGTCACCGACCTGGGAGAATTGGCCGACCGGTTGGGGTGTTGA
- a CDS encoding enoyl-CoA hydratase-related protein: protein MGYEFLHLEKKSVESGLPYYELVIDRPKMNALNRELLVELSECLDGLDDERLSALIVTGAGRAFVAGADISAMSGMTKKEAEQFSLLGQGVFSKLEALPCVTIAAVNGFALGGGCELALACDLRIASREAQMGQPEVKLGLIPGFGGTQRLARLVGPAKAKEMILLGGNYTAEDCLKMGLVNAVVPAEELLPQAREWAFAAAARGPVSVAAAKRAIHSGVWGDPSQAYKNEASAFGALFGEREATEGMTAFVERRPAKFVE, encoded by the coding sequence ATGGGATACGAGTTTCTCCATCTGGAGAAAAAGAGCGTTGAGAGCGGGCTTCCGTACTACGAGCTCGTCATTGACCGGCCGAAGATGAACGCCCTGAACCGGGAGCTCCTGGTCGAGCTTTCGGAATGCTTGGACGGGCTGGACGACGAGAGGCTATCCGCCCTGATCGTGACCGGTGCCGGTCGCGCCTTCGTGGCGGGGGCCGACATTTCCGCCATGAGCGGCATGACCAAGAAAGAGGCGGAGCAGTTCAGCCTCCTGGGTCAGGGCGTTTTCTCCAAGCTGGAGGCGCTGCCCTGCGTGACCATCGCCGCCGTGAACGGCTTCGCCCTGGGCGGGGGCTGCGAGCTGGCGCTGGCCTGCGACCTGCGCATAGCCTCGCGGGAGGCGCAGATGGGGCAGCCCGAGGTGAAGCTGGGGCTCATTCCCGGCTTCGGCGGCACCCAGCGCCTGGCGCGCCTGGTGGGACCGGCGAAGGCCAAGGAAATGATTCTGCTGGGCGGGAACTACACCGCCGAGGACTGCCTGAAGATGGGGCTAGTCAACGCCGTCGTGCCGGCGGAGGAGCTTCTCCCCCAGGCCCGTGAATGGGCTTTTGCCGCGGCGGCGCGGGGGCCGGTGAGCGTGGCCGCCGCCAAGCGGGCGATACACTCCGGCGTCTGGGGCGACCCGTCGCAGGCGTATAAAAACGAGGCGTCCGCTTTCGGCGCCCTCTTCGGGGAGCGCGAGGCTACCGAGGGGATGACGGCCTTCGTGGAACGCCGTCCGGCGAAGTTTGTCGAGTGA